Genomic window (Lycium barbarum isolate Lr01 chromosome 2, ASM1917538v2, whole genome shotgun sequence):
AATAGTACAAAGAGGTATTAGAAGCTAGGCCACAacctttctttctcatatgaaaaaaaaaaggagaacagACAAAAGAGGAGCTAATCTCTACCTGCAATCAGCCAGACCTCCTGTGCTTTCCAGTAATTCAGGTGCAGCAGAAAGTTCAGAAAGTGTTGCTGCAGTGATTTTCAACCTTGAAAACTTTTCATGCTCCGAGGCTGCCAATACCGTTTAGTAGATTTAGCACAGCAAAAAGACTAAACATTGCATACAAAGACAATTAAACAAGTAAAGATGGGTATATCTGATTGCTTTAGCAACCAGTAAGAACAAGCTATTTAACAGCGAGAGCATTCAAGTTTAAGTGGGAGGCGTAATATCTATAGTCTACAGAACGTGACTGTCACATAGTAGTCAATAAAATAGCTTAGAACAAGCTCTCCAGCTGGTTACACAACAGAAACTGAAACTGTCAAAAACTTCTATGCAAATTACATCAGTGAGGGTTTAACTTCTATCCGTGGTAAATTACAGATTAATGATGCATAAAAAATCATAAACGCATTTCTAGTTACTAAGTGACAAGGAAACATGACAAAAGACTTCCATTTCCTCAACTACATGCAACATTCTTCATCCAAATCCAAAGACTTCTGATGCTACTTTACAGATTAAATCTGGAAAGGAAGCCTGAAAATTAATTGTATTCACTATTAAGTCAACTTTTTTCCTAGTCCCAGAGAACTATTTGAAATTAGAAGCCAACATGGGGGAGAGTAGGGGAAAGAGTGTTATTTGAGCATGACAGGTATGAGCAGGTTGACTGGGGGTGCTTATTTTGGAGGAAGGAAATGCGATTAGTATTCGCTTTCCAGATTCCTCCATCAAGGTCAATCTATTCATGTACGCGGTAAAAGAGACGGTGGTTAAAAAGGAGTATGTAGATGTCGCTCTCCGATAAGATCAGATGTGAATTTCCTCTCGAACTCTAGGGGAAAGATGCTGCATAGTAGCCTTTTTCTGTGGTTCATTTTCTTTTGAATTGGAATTTCATTCCAATAAGGTAAAACTGAGCATTTCACAAAGCTCAAACAGAATATTAGTCTCAAAGACAAAGACGATTTATGGGCAAAAAAGAAGGGGTCGGGGGGCGGATGACCAATAAGTTACTACAATTGCACAAATACCACCCAAGGAACCACTGCATATGCACAAATCCATGAATATTGTCAATGAGATCAGTGATTATGACTAAACTGTCCTCTGAATGCAAATCTCAAGCGGAACAGGATTCTGAGTGCTTATTCTAAGGTGCCTACCAAGTTCAAATTACCATCAAACAAGAGGTATTTCAGTTCATATTTATAAAGATCAAAATATGTTTATTGTTAAAAATGATAGATTCTCTTCGAATGTTAATGTATTTTAGTTATAAACAGTTTGGCGTTGATTTACGTCTCAGATATAGTAGTTTAGCTTGGCACTTAAAATTTTTTTGGTCTTCCCTCTGTTTGCTAGAATCTTGAACTGCAGTGTGACTGCGAGAAAGCATAATAAATTTAAATCGATGTGATCCTAAAGAACCTGGTCAATGAGATACTGTTTGAGTTTTCAGGGGTCGAACAGTTGAGTTAGAAATACTGTTAAAAATTATAGTAGATGCTCATAAATATGATAAAATCTAAGTGAGCAGAATGATTTTGACAGCGGAATGTGAATAAGAAAGTTATCATAGTATCACCTGAGGTGAGCAGGATAATGTTGGTATTTGAGGTGAAAGTATGCTTTTAGTGAAGTGTAAGTAGTGTTGAATGGGCCTTTAAACTGCCCCAGATGATCGTTCCTTTGTGAATATCTTCAGTGTATGCCCTttcctccctcccccccccccccccaccccacaccACACACACATATAATGTGGCTGTTATGCAGTGTTTATCTTACAGAAAATAATGTCTAATCCATATGTGAGTTCCTTTGGAAGATCCAAGTACTTTCTGTCATTAGCCTTGACTTTGGGATTATTAATTCTTATAACAGGCAGTCCTGCAAAAGCATTAGTGACATCTTTgtacaatatgcatacaatatGTTAATTAACCATATGGTACTTTTAAGAATTCTCATGTGATATTTCAAAACGTTACGTAATCCATTGGGGACCAACTGAAATTCTGTGCTATTTCAAAGAAGTAATATCCGACTCATTCGATGGATTATTCCATCTTTCTATATCGGGATCATATAAGTAATTTAACTGGATATACTTCTAGACTAGTACCATGTTAGAGATGAAAATTTTGTTTGCATGATGTTCTTGTTACACACATTGTTAACGTGACTGAAATTTTTAGCATCTCATTTTGCATAATGCTATGAGAATTAGGAGTGGTCCAAATGCTGCAGTTCAGGGACAGTCGTAAGACGCATTTGCAGTAGTCCTACCTCCTCCTCTTCCTCCTGTTGCTGTACCTCCCTCTTCTGCACCATCTCCTTCTCTTTCTACATCTTCCACTTTGATTCCTACCCTTGTTGATTCTCCTGAGCCAGATACCAAAAGGTGTTCAAATCTAGTGAAGCCATCATCATTCTTTGGTCCTCCTCCTTCCTGTTCTCCACTGATACCACATGTTTCTTCATCTGTGCCTACTGCTCCTCCACTTCATCCCCCTGGGAATCTACAACGCCTTTACGGAGCTTCTTTGCTTCAACCATTTCCTCCTCCCAATCCGCCTCCATCTCTCACGCCTACCCCAAACAACGGACCTGTTATTAACCGAGATAAAGTGCGTGAGGCACTTGTGATGCTTGTTCAAGTAAGCTTTTTGAATTCGGCAGTTACTTTGCTATGTGAACTTTTTTATGGCTCTAATGTTTTAGAAATTTGCAATCAATTGCACTGGATCTAATAATGAAAATATATATGGAAAGCACAGAGGTGCTGAGGGTGTGtatttaaaaagaaagaaaaaaagaactcCACATTATGATCGACTGAACGTTACTAAGagtattcaagtaaagaagagagagagagagagagagtcattCCTATAGGACCTAATTTTTTATTTGTCACCTAGTCCGGATGCTTTTCCATCAGTTATCATTAGTTCATTGACATTTTGTTCAACTTTTCACCTAATTAAGAAAGTGAAAATACCCATAAATACCTTGACTTATGATATGCCAAGTAGTTAAATTGTCATCACATTTTCTTGGAAAAGAGGTACCTTGTCACCAACCAAAACTCAAAGATTTTGTAGGAGAGTTATTAGAAGTTGGCTGGAAAAATATAAGTTTGCCAAATAAGATCACAGGAAAATACTAGTCTAGACAATGGGTAAAAAACTAATAGCGAGTCTGAGATTCAGGGACAAAGTTAATAGGGACTTGCCAAGGTTATATGGACTTCAATTTCTTGCTTTCCTTTCTGAAGCATTTTCTTTGTAGTACTGCAAACTAGTTATGGAGTCTGCAAATAGTTAGAAACTAAATATTGGAGGGTTCGGTTGAAGTTTTGTTGGTGTAGCTAGTTGATTAGCTGGACAGGATGAATCCAAATCAACCAGGACGAATATTGGCGAATCTATAATACTCTAAGAAAATCTTAAAtctaaaaaattattttgtttcaaaatatctGTAGAGAGGGAGACCGAGGGAAATCATTGAATCCGTTGGCTTAATTCTGAAAATTAAATGATAAGAATTTGTTATTTCAAACTTATTGAACTTCTTGTTAAGCTAATCAAGTCATTGATTACCCCGATTCTTGCTAATTCTATTAACTTGAAAAACCTGATATTGTATTACAAAAGCTCCTTAACAGTAACACAAAATGAAACAACATAATAAAAAAGTTGTACATTATTTATTGAAGAGAAGTTTAAGCAAATAACTAATTTTTGAGAATAGTAGAATACTTAGTCATATCTCTCAACATATCGGAGCCTTTGCAAGCAACGTTTCCCAGCTACGGTCTAAGAAACGAAAATAAGCATGTCTCCATGATCTCTTAAAAAGCAATGAACCACATACACCCCAAAAGCTTAGTGCAAATCCTATTGCCATTGAAATATAGAACCAATCCACTTCATCTTTGTCATTCTCATCTTCTTCATACTCAAGATTTGGAGTTTTACCACCTGGACTGCAGTTCACCAAGAGTGGAAGCCCGCAAAGATTGTTTCCTTGAAAactagtgggatcaaagctttgAAGTTGAGTGCTCAATGGTATCATACCTGATAAATTGTTATCAGATAGATTCAAGTAGCTCAAAGTGAACAAACTCGAAAAGCTTTGTGGGATTTGACCATAAAGTTGATTTTCTGAAAGATCAACAGATTCCAATGTTTTCATGTCGCCAATACCATTTGGAATCCCACCAGTTAGgttatttttggaaaaattaaatGATCTTAATCCTTTAAGACGTGTTAGACTTATAGGAATATGTCCAGAAAGATAATTGCTAGACATATCCATACTTGTAAACAACATCAAAATGGTGTCATACTGATACATGTTGCCTTTAGTCATCACCATTGCGCTCTCTATCGGATCTCCAAAATCTTTGGAATAATACATGTTGCCTTTAGTAATCAGTATTACGCTCTCCATCAGATCTTCAAAAGAAGTGGAATAATGTAACTTATAATCTTCCAGTTCCGTTTTTCCTTTGACCATTGCACTGAAATTGCTAATACACCTTGGTATGATTCCAATGAATGTATTGTTTGCAAGGTCTAAGATCTGAAGATCTTTGAGGTGACAAAGTTCTTGAGGCAATTCACCATCGAATTTATTGGACCGAAGGATAAGGACTATCAAGGTTGGAAACCTCAATCCCAACCAAGAAGGTAATTTTCCAACAAACTCATTCTCAGCTAAATCTATTTTATACAGTTCTGTGCAGTTCAAGGATGAAGGAAATGGACCATTAAGTCTATTTCTTCGGAAGTCCAAGGATCGCAGATCACTCAAAACCTTCATGGATCTTGGTATGCCTCCAATCAAGTTATTGTCCCTCAAGATTAAAACTCTCAAACTTGGCCAATTCATCCAACAATTAGGAATTTCTTCTGATAAATAGTTTCGCCCGAGGTTTAAGATTTCCAATTTATAAGGTCCATTTTTTGCTTCACACAAAAAGTTAGATAAACCTTTTGAAAAAGAATTGTTCGAGAGATCTAGCTCAGTTACATTGGTTGAAATTAACGGTAGTGGCCCACTAAATTTGTTGGAACCCAAGTATATTAACCAATCACCATCTCCATTTCCAACTGACGAAGAAGGTGTTGAGATGATTGGAACCTCACCAACAAATTGGTTGTGAGAAAGATTGAGAAGTTTGATTTGAGAAGACAAGTTCCAAAACCAAGTTGGAACCTCACCTTGTATTCCACCATCTGATATGTCAACTCGCGTTATCATCTTCTGAGTTCGAAGCCACATGGGAAACAGAGGGCCTATATTCCAGCCGCCTATTTCCATGTACGTGGCTTGAAAAGGTGGAATCCAATTTTCACTCACTTTTAAAGTTAGATTATTTCCAGATGCAACAAATACCCGCAATTGGGTTAATTCAGAGAAATGACTTTCTGTTACAACACCTTCCAACCTATTGTGATTGATGGAAAAGTCTTCTAGCACTGAAAGTTGACCAAGACTTTTTGGAAGAGTTCCAGTGAGATTATTGTTGTCTAGACACAAATGACTCAGAGAAGAACTATTTCCCATTTCTGCTTTAAAGAAATTACTCCTACCGTTGAATAATTCAGATACTTCCCCATCAAATAGATTATCTGAGAGATCAAGATATTCTAATTTCTTTAACTTTCCAATTACATTTGGTAACTTTCCAGAAAGCATATTATTCGAAAGAATGAGAGATTTAAGTTTTGTCATGTTTTCCCTTTTACTCGGTATTGCACCTTCAAGTCCACTCCCTCTGAGATTAATATATTCAAGATTACTTAGATCAAATAACCATCTGGGTAAAAGACAATCGAAAGAGTTATCAGAAGCCCTGAAGGATGTGAGAGAAGTCAAGTTAACTGGATCGTCAGGAAACGGGCCAGTAAAACTACTATGACTCAAATTAAGAGAAGCGAGACTGGCGAGGTTGAAAACCCAATTGGGAACAGAAGAATTAAAGTTGTTCCCAAAAAGATCGAGGGTTTCAAGTGAAGAAAAATTGTGATGAAGTAGAGGTTGTATATGATTAAGTTTACAATTGGATAAACTAAGATCAACAAGAGAAGGAAGCATGTTAATGACCTGTAGCCAATTAGTTGCATTGCTGAGATCCACATAACGCATCTCCAAGTGCTGAAGACTCAAAAGACTTGGCAGACACTCAAGGCTATTGATCCTTGGATATGTCGAACGAAACAACTTTCTCGAAACTACCCAACCTCCCCAATCACTAATTATGTGTAGCTCAATCACGTGACGAGTCAGATTGTTACACACGACCCCTTCCCATTCGCAACAATCTTTTCCAACAACCCAAGAAGAGAGAAGACCCAAGGGATCATGTACTTCTTTCTTCAAGCACTCCAACGCTCGTTGCTCAGTTTCTCTGCAAATGCCTACACAAATAACAAACTTGGTGTTTGTCAAAATAAAAAACAAGAGAACCCATAGTGTTATTGCTAACACTTTCATGGTGTGGAAAGTGCAATGTTTTAGACTAGGAAATGAAAAGTATGTGTGTCAAGTAGCTGCTTGCTTGTATTTTTTTACTAGGCCGGGCAATATGTATTTATAGATATTAAGAACTGTAGAACTGACTGTTTGACTCGAAGACTTGTTGATTTTAAAGAgttttttctcttcctttttaaACTGtatatattactccctctgtttcataaTAAATGCCACCTTAACCAAAAAAAATTATCTCATACTAAGTATTACtttagaaaatcaagacataaattaaCTAGTTTTTACCAATTTtacccttagacaataaagtaacatctaaataataattgaaaaagccacatagtaacttgatattgttggattctcaatgtcaaaaAGTTTATTTTGTTGTGCATGCTTTAATCAAAaggtaaaaataatttatttttattatataaaggtaatttggtaaacttcatattatattattgatttcttaatatgtgTATTTttagctaaggtgacacttattatggaatggagaGAGTAATTAATTAGTGAAGAGGACTCTTCCTGACAACTTTGTCAAGTGTCTCTGTTTGGGTCATGCCTGTACACAGCCCATATGAAGTAATTGacggtttgcccttcaaatggggcTGGTGGTTAATTTTACGGgacaactacgtatatatacagtttaaggagaaatatttacaaaacgtaacgataattttatatttataaaatataacaTTACAAACtctatacaaaacatgcttttaaaaaaatattcggctaaaaaatttatgtatgtgtatatctcgctcaaggcttaaaaagttcgctcaaaatttagtgtataaaaacggtatgaaatgtgtatatctcgttcaaggcttaaaaaatccgctcaaaattttgtgtatgaaaacaacatgaaatttgtatctcgctcaagtcttaaaatttcgctcacattttctcGTATAAAGTTTATGGTAGATTTCTGTAAAAtcaatacaactacaacaacattgtatacgactttgatacaacattcaagacttaaaataatcgctcaaatttttgtgtatgaaatgtgtatatcttgctcaaggcttagaaAGTTCGCTTAAATTTTATATACGaagaacgtatgaaatgtgtatatctcgatcaaggcttaaccattacgctcaaaattttatgtatgagaatagtatgaaatgtgtatatctcgctcaagacttagaatttcattcacatttttcgtatgTAAAGTTCAAATTCGGTTTctgaaaaattaatacaactacaacaatattgtaacaactttcataagatattcaaggcttaaagttttcgctcacaattttgtgtatgaaaattatattaaaaatttcgttcatatatacatatttcatacagattcatacacaaaaatttgaggtaattttttaagccttagagcaaaaaaaaaaaaaacatttaaaaaaaatatataattttttttaaaaataaaataaaatatagaatGGAAATTTTGTTTGCTATTTGACTAGTTATAACtctcttcattttattttatgtagCATTATTTTTTATTGATTTGTTTTAAGAAAAAAGTTATTTTATCTGTTGGGAATTAGAGTCCACTCATAACGGATGCTCTAAAGGTCCACTATAAAAAATAGGGCAAAAATGTTTGTCAAAATAATAAACAAGAGAACCCACAGT
Coding sequences:
- the LOC132628405 gene encoding receptor-like protein EIX2, yielding MKVLAITLWVLLFFILTNTKFVICVGICRETEQRALECLKKEVHDPLGLLSSWVVGKDCCEWEGVVCNNLTRHVIELHIISDWGGWVVSRKLFRSTYPRINSLECLPSLLSLQHLEMRYVDLSNATNWLQVINMLPSLVDLSLSNCKLNHIQPLLHHNFSSLETLDLFGNNFNSSVPNWVFNLASLASLNLSHSSFTGPFPDDPVNLTSLTSFRASDNSFDCLLPRWLFDLSNLEYINLRGSGLEGAIPSKRENMTKLKSLILSNNMLSGKLPNVIGKLKKLEYLDLSDNLFDGEVSELFNGRSNFFKAEMGNSSSLSHLCLDNNNLTGTLPKSLGQLSVLEDFSINHNRLEGVVTESHFSELTQLRVFVASGNNLTLKVSENWIPPFQATYMEIGGWNIGPLFPMWLRTQKMITRVDISDGGIQGEVPTWFWNLSSQIKLLNLSHNQFVGEVPIISTPSSSVGNGDGDWLIYLGSNKFSGPLPLISTNVTELDLSNNSFSKGLSNFLCEAKNGPYKLEILNLGRNYLSEEIPNCWMNWPSLRVLILRDNNLIGGIPRSMKVLSDLRSLDFRRNRLNGPFPSSLNCTELYKIDLAENEFVGKLPSWLGLRFPTLIVLILRSNKFDGELPQELCHLKDLQILDLANNTFIGIIPRCISNFSAMVKGKTELEDYKLHYSTSFEDLMESVILITKGNMYYSKDFGDPIESAMVMTKGNMYQYDTILMLFTSMDMSSNYLSGHIPISLTRLKGLRSFNFSKNNLTGGIPNGIGDMKTLESVDLSENQLYGQIPQSFSSLFTLSYLNLSDNNLSGMIPLSTQLQSFDPTSFQGNNLCGLPLLVNCSPGGKTPNLEYEEDENDKDEVDWFYISMAIGFALSFWGVCGSLLFKRSWRHAYFRFLDRSWETLLAKAPIC